The sequence below is a genomic window from Lampris incognitus isolate fLamInc1 chromosome 18, fLamInc1.hap2, whole genome shotgun sequence.
GGAGCTGCTCTGCACCTCGTTCTACATGAACCTCAGCACTCTCCACATTCGCCTCAATGCTATCtgtagagtgagagagacaaggTCACCCATGTTTGctcacagtggcactgatgaaaagacaggaggaggagctggaggtggcagagttgaagatgataagattttcattgggagtgacgaagaaggacaggattaggaacgagtatattagagggacagctcaggttggacggtttggagacaaagcaagagagacaagactgagatggtttggacacgtgtggaagagagatgctgggtatattgggagaaggatgctgagtatggagctgacagggaaaaggagaagaggaaggccaaacaggaggtttatggatttgcttagggaggacatgcaggtggctggtgtgacagaggaagctgcagaggacaggaagaaatggagacggatgatccgctgtggcgccccaaAACGGGAGCAACCAGAGGACTAAGAAGATTGCAGATGCATACCGGTATCATACACCAGTTTTCCCATAAACTATTTAAAGGCAACATTAAGAGTAAGGTTTCTTAGAGAGCATCTTCTTTAACAAATACACAACAACCCGACCAAACACTCACCAATCATCTCTCCCTGATCATGGATCATTACTGCTAAGTCCTTGAAGATCTGGTTTACATCCATGATGTCTGACTGAAATGAGAGAAGAGAAGTTATGAAATAAGAGGCTGATGGTATGAATTGAGACAGTAATATATCAAAGGTTGTTAATGGCACTGGGGCTGAGGATTATAAACCCTTCTTCATGAAGGCTGTGCCAGCCTCCCAAACACAAATGCACAAGGTACAAATTCTGCATTTGTGTTTGTTGGGAAGGGAAGAGGAATAAGAGAAATAGAAGTAATGTTTTAGAGACAAACAGAGTTTGAGAGCAAGACCCTCACTTCCAGCTGTCTgatatttgtctctctctccttgatgagctccaggtcctcctctgttaTAGCAGCCTCCTCCATCTGTGAGGTCATCTGACCCCAATCATCTTGGCTTGAGACAAAGAGCATACAAGAGTCAAACAGATGCAGACAGTTAAAAACAGACTGTGTGACAAACAATTTGATAATCGTAACGATCTTACTTATCAAAAGACACAAGCTGTTCATCACGAGCCCCATCTTCAGCCTGAAACAGGAGAAGAACCCAGAGCATCAGCCTAAGCCAACTACAAGTCTCCAAAATTGAAACATCAGTATGAATCTGAATAACTGTTGATCTTTTTATCAATATAGTTGACAAGGCTGACAAAATAATAGAAGCAAATTTTTTGACACCATGTTGGGACCTTACTGAGAGGCGAGATCCAGCTCTGGCTCTGGCAACAGACTCCTTTTCCTTGTCTGCTGCACGGCGCTGAACTGCCTGGAAGTTGTTGAGCGCTGCAGAGAAGTCATTCATCAGCCGGTCTTTCTGGATCTTCTGCTGCCTCTGTAGGGCACACAGAGTGTTTGTTTGAGGCAGGGGATCAACGAGTCCCTGATGGCTGAAGAACCAAAATGAAAAGGGCTAATAAAGAGCTCAAAGGCCCAAAAAGGCCCTTTTGTCATTGACCACCTGTAAACTCACATTGTAGTTAGTTAAGTAGTGCACTTTTGATGCCAGTTATCTGTTACTTTAAGTAATTTGTGATGGCTAGATTTGGTCTGAGCTTGAGACAATACACCATGGTGAAGCGAATGATagtgtagaatagaatagaactttatttgtcattgtacaagtacaattaAATTTGacagtgcagttcttatcagtgcaaagatccatatgaaaagaattaaaaacataaaacacacacattcatgtgagGCAATTATCCCTCAACTTCACCTGAGTttattttaggaataatttgtctttttgtgtaaacttggagctttcagagcacaaggggttaaatacttatgcaagcactatattttaggttttttttacccccccccccctttctctccaactgtagttggcccattcttccgagccatcccagtcgctgttccttcccctctgccgatccggggagggctgctgcagccctactccaatacatgtggggtcgccagccacttcttttcacctgacagtgaggagtttcgccagggggatgtagcgcgtgggaggatcacgatattcccccgtgccccctcccccccaaacaggcgctccgaccgaccagaggaggcgctagtgcagggaccaggacacacccacatccggcttcccaaccagacacagccaactatgtctgtagggacccccgaccaagccagaggtaacacggggattcgaaccggcgatccccatgttggtaggcaatggaatagactgctacactactcaGACGCccctatattttagtttttaatttattcataATTTTGGCTTTGGGGacttgctgttagagcttataggttaacaaaaataatattgttcaggaacagatgtgtgtgcatcttttataatccagaaattacagATGACTGTCAagagggttgaatacttttgcaaggcgctGTATCTACTAACTGTGATTGAATTTCAGTTTTAACATCAGTGCACTTTTCACTCACGGTCTATATAATACTTATGATTCAATAATTTCTTCTGTTTTCTTCTTCAATGACACAATCAACCAAAATGAACAGATTGAAAGAGCTTATGACTGATGCTATGATCTTTATTATTTTTCTATGAGATCATGGATTGAGTTATTTCCACAGATGTGTAATAATTGAAATTTTTCACAGGCCAGCTATCATCTGAGAACTGAGGCATAAATTAAGCATAACAAGTGATGGTGGCAATGACACAGACATCATCTTGTGACAGCTTTTGCTATTCTTTTTACCCATCTTCTATTTTTGGGTCCAGAAATACCCTATAGAGGCTATTCAAAGCGGCTGCCTGGGCCCGATCAGTCTAATGGTAATTCAGTGCAGCAACGCAGAACTTTAGGATAATCAAAAGGGGCAGTGCTGTTGGTAGTGGCTTTTAGCTTTCATCGGTTGCACCTTGGTTCGAGACTAGACTGTCATAGATAAAAAGTGTAAATAACATGCTGACTACCATGGGCCCATGAGTCCCAACATACCATGAATGAGACACATAATAAAATGCTTGCAAGGCCTCACCTGCTCTGAGGGTGATAACTGTAAAGGGATAGAGCCCAAGTCTTTCAGGTGCTTATTGGTTTCTTTCGCAAGTTGGTTGGTATAGTGCTGAATCTGTTGCCTGTTAGAATCAAAAGAAATCCTTGCTGAGGCTCATAATTCTGTCATTGCACATCACACCTCCAGTTCAAGCTGCTGAGAAAGCATGTGTCTGTATGATGGCGGGAAAGAGAGTTTATCGCTCATTAAAAAAAGATTTGCTGACACTTACAGTCTCTCTTGAAGTTGACTGGTATCTTGTTTTGTCCCTAACTGGTTCACCAAGCTCTTGATTTGAGCAGCTGTaataaattaaactggtttgattACATCCTGCAAGTTGCAATTCATAAACACTATGTACTAAACAGATGCTATAACACAACATGACAAGGAGACAATGAGCTACTGTCACGCTACTACAATGGCAGCATGAAGTAGTTAAAACAAACTTATATGGTGCAACACTTACTGTTCTGTGTTATCTTCTGGATGTTGGAGCTGCATATCTGTATGAGGGTGGTGAAATCCCTCGGCACAATGCGATAGTCGTCTGCTTTTCCATAAGACATGGCTGTCCTAGTGTCTTCTAGGGCTGTTATGCCTTAGGACAGGGAGGAAATCTCACAAAACGGAGCGTAGTGATTATCCTGGAAGCCAACTCTGCAGAGGTGAAAACAATGGCACACTATACAAAACAACCCCAACCAACAATTACACGAGGTGTGTGTGACCTTATAAAGTAGCTCTAAAAACAAAATTAGCAAGGCCGGGTGATTTATATTGTAGTCCAGAGTTGGACATTTTGTATCACATCTGTATCACATGTTGTCGCTACCTTACTAGCGACAAGATGTGATCCAGCTAACGGTGGCTGCCCATCAAGACACAGGTGATGGTGCGAAGGCAGCCTCGTCATTTTTACTGCCGCCCTCATATTACCTCACTTTTCACTCCGCTTACTCTGCCGCGCCTCAACTCCACACTAGCGGACTCACTGCAAAGAAAGTGGCCAGAAACACGAGGTCGCCACAATATCAGCAAGCCGCTGGGACCGATAAGCTAGTTAGGGTAAGCAACGTTAGGGAGTCACGAAGTTTTGACCCACCCGTGAAATTCATTAACTGGCCGCGGTGTTTGAGCCGTTTCCCTGCTCCCGGTGAACGTTGTCTTTATTTAAGCGGCATGGTGTCGTCGACAGCAGAGTTACAGCCAGCAGCTTACTactacttcccccccccctctgccccccccccccccccgctctgctctgctctgctctgctgacCGTATAGTAGCGTTGACGTTAGCTGGGAGCGCCGACACCAACTTGTTAACGCTAGCTCTGCGCTAACAGCATAGCTAGTTTGACGTCAGATCAAAGCTTGTATCTGGCTCCCTGCCGCCGTCCTCCATGGAGGATAGAGGGCCCATCAGACCAGGACTACAGTGCGAGCGTTCAAACATAAAAAGCCATTGGCATATGTTGTGCTTTTACCATAAAATATCGGCGTACGGTGTTTTCCCGTTGATCCTCCAAGTCACAAGCACAGCTTCCTGGTCTCCCCGGTGACGTCACCGCGTAACGTCACGCACGGGGGGGGGCTGATACGTCTTACACGTACAGCGCAATTATGGAAACCGCGCCAGGCAGATAATATTCAAACCCCTCCCGCGCTCTCCAGCAGCGACCTCGCGGTTTATTCCGCCGCTCTCGGCGCGCATCGAGAAGACAGATGCGGACCAATACACCGATTCAGCGGAACAGCGGCCCGCCGCGGCCCAGCCGGGCCGTCCTTTTGGTCACTGGGGAATCTTGTGACTCTCATGCGGCTCCCTGCTGATCGAGGGGGTTTCAACTACGGTGGGCCGCTGTTAGCGATCACATGAGCCCAGCAGCAGGGGGGCAACCTGCTGCACCACGCAGGGGAGCAACCTGCTGCACCACGCAGGGGGGCAACCTGCTGCACCACGCAGGAGAGCAACCTGCAGGAGAGCAACCTGCTGCACCACGCAGGGGAGCAACCTGCTGCACCACGCAGGGGAGCAACCTGCTGCACCACGCAGGGGAGCAACCTGCTGCACCACGCAGGAGGGCAACCTGCTGCACCACGCAGGGGAGCAACCTGCTGCACCACGCAGGGGAGCAACCTGCTGCACCACGCAGGAGGGCAACCTGCTGCACCACGCAGGGGAGCAACCTGCTGCACCACGCAGGGGAGCAACCTGCTGCACCACGCAGGAGGGCAACCTGCTGCACCACGCAGGGGGGCAACCTGCTGCACCACGCAGGGGAGCAACCTGCTGCACCACGCAGGGGGGCAACCTGCTGCACCACGCAGGGGGGCAACCTGCTGCACCACGCAGGGGAGCAACCTGCAGGAGAGCAACCTGCTGCACCACGCAGGGGAGCAACCTGCTGCACCACGCAGGGGAGCAACCTGCTGCACCACGCAGGAGGGCAACCTGCTGCACCACGCAGGGGAGCAACCTGCTGCACCACGCAGGAGAGCAACCTGCAGGAGAGCAACCTGCTGCACCACGCAGGGGAGCAACCTGCTGCACTACGCAGGAGAGCAACCTGCAGGAGAGCAACCTGCTGCACCACGCAGGGGGGCAACCTGCTGCACCACGCAGGGGGGCAACCTGCTGCACCACGCAGGAGGGCAACCTGCTGCACCACGCAGGAGAGCAACCTGCAGGAGAGCAACCTGCTGCACCACGCAGGGGGGCAACCTGCTGCACCACGCAGGAGAGCAACCTGCAGGAGGGCAACCTGCTGCACCACGCAGGGGGGCAACCTGCTGCACCACGCAGGAGAGCAACCTGCAGGAGGGCAACCTGCTGCACCACGCAGGATGGCAACCTGCCGCACCACGCAGGGGGGCAACCTGCTGCACCACGCAGGGGAGCAACCTGCTGCACCACGCAGGGGAGCAACCTGCTGCACCACTCAGGAGAGCAACCTGCAGGAGAGCAACCTGCTGCACCACGCAGGGGGGCAACCTGCTGCACCACGCAGGAGAGCAACCTGCAGGAGAGCAACCTGCTGCACCACGCAGGATGGCAACCTGCCGCACCACGCAGGGGGGCAATCTGCTGCACCACGCAGACGACTTCCCTCTCCGGCCTTGTGTTGTGCATTCAGGAGCATCGCAGCAGCAATCTGTGCATGAAAACACAAGGACGATAAGGGCTCTTTAGTAGAATCGACATATTGCCTTAGGTCGCACTAACAATGTataaataacagcaacaacaaaatgtTCTtttggaaggaaagaaagaaagaaaactatcctgtgtggctcctaaatattcAGGCGAGAAATTCAAAGACAAATGAGCAACTTAATGCTATGGTCTTAAACTACTATACTACCTACTCATGTTAGTTAAAAGTGTTACAAATATACACTAACACATTAAACAGTGAAATTGTCTTGACTAGAAAAAAATTTATTTTCAAAGTAACAAAAAATGAAGATACTGAAATGTGCTGATGTCCATTACAGAATTAATAACAGGTTTAGGCAACGAGTTGGCTTATAACCAATAGCTATTTGCATGAGCAAGCGACAACAGGGTGAGTCAGCTCAATATCTCGGAATGGTATGAGTGAAATTCTGACAAAAATCTAATCCACCTTACACACATTACAAAAACACCTGTACAGTAATATTCTGATAAGGCCCAGCAAGACACAGAATACAACTTAGTAACACAAATCATTGGCACATCACTAAGCTGCACTTATTTCTTTTTGAGAAGAACATCAAATTATAAATTGTTTGTCCACTTTGCACTCAAATTATGTTGCCATACCTTTACAAGTAAACAATGTGTAAGAGGTTGTCATTAGTTACACAGCAGAATTGTGTATTCAAAATACCTGACAACTAAGACTTACGCAGATTGATAGTGTTGGATGCTTTAAACCACAGGCCGTGCATTACACAGAAATAACCgagtaataaataagtaaaatacATGTAACTGAGCTTGATGAACGGTGACTATTGTGAGTGAAAAAGAGGCTTTTCTGGATCTCTGGTGTGCTCCCTTGTTGTTATCatgtgatattaaatataatcgaCATCAAACACTGTGTGGATACATGTACTAAGCACATTGCACCGAACAAGTATTTGAACGCTTTGTGTGGCAGGGACAAATAGTAATCAGCTGTTCAACTGGAATATAAGGTGAATATGAAGGTGGTGCCATCTCGAGCATGGTTATGTTCCCCTCATTCAATATTCACTTTACTTACTGTTTGGTACAATGTGATTTGTGACCGTTTCCCACACAGTGTTTGATGGAGATTATATTTACACCACATCATAACGatgacaaggaagcaaactgGACACACTCATGTTCGTCAGTAATGACCACTCCTCATAGTTCAGTTACTACatctatttcacacacacactagttaTTTCTGTGGAATGAATGGTCTATAATCTACAGCATTACTACCTAGTCTTGAATAAGGATATCTTAAATTTCACATAGATGACTTGCTTTGCTTTTtgttctaataataataataacaataataatacatgctatccaaatccaaagcaacagcaaagaaaaggccagagtgatagaacaaatgaaaggaaaaaaaaaaaagctgagacAAGAACTAGCGAGAGGCCATCTAGTCTTAACAGTAAATGGGCTCTGGTGGGCTGGAGTCCGACGTTAGACAGTCCTGTTCTGTGGAGACATCCAGCGGCTGCCAGTGACATTCAATAAGTGCATCATACAGCTCCTCGCTGAGCTCCATGAACATCTTGTTAGCTTCTAGCACATTCAGCACCGGGTTAGgatctacaacacacacacacacacacacacacacacacacacacacacacacacacacacacacacacacacacacggcaatcAAATGCCAACCAAGTAACATGACGGAATTCAAAAATATTTATGTCTAAAAATCCAATGGCATAAATGTTTCTATCACGGAATGCTGAATACAAACCTTCTAGACCATCATCATACTGAACAGCCTCAACttcctggagaaaaaaaaagttatatatatatatatatgtatataaaaactTGCAATGTCTCTGAATGACTTAACGACATAAAGAGCTAACCAACAAAACGGGCGAACCTCAGACTGCTGCGGATACTGTGTGTAGTCATACTGGTTATAGTTGTAACCATAATTTGCTCCATTATGGTCATAGCCCCAGTTTGAGTAATAGTCCGAGTACGAGTTCTGCTGGTGCGGGTTGTACTGATGGTAGCTTGCTGTGTATCCTCTCGGGCTTGACTGCCACGATCTGTTGTCTACCTGATACTGCCGATGCCTAAAATTCAGGAGGAAAACGTGTTGCATTTGAAAAAGAAACTCACACGGCGTGTAGTGATAAAGCCACAACAGTTGTGTGGTCCAGTAAAACCTTACTTGTTGGCTGCTAGGCTTAGTCGGAGAGGCTTGCCCCCGAGTCCCACGGCCCCCTGACACTCCTCTAGCGCCCGCTTCTGCAGTTTCTCATCTGGGAACTGAACAAACCCACACCCTCTAGAGGAAGAGCGTCAGGTTATACACCGACACTGAGCAGTAACAAGGGCACAGAACACCACGCAGGCCGAAATGCATTTTCATGTTGTGTGGTAGAGTGATAAACTCACTTGGAGTTGCCCGCGCTATCCAGCACCAACTTCCCACCACGACACAAAGGATAGCGGTTGTAGAAGAACTCGTAAAGCATGCCATCATCAACATCTGGTGTAAGGTCTCCCACAAACAGGGAGTACACTTGTCTGTGACAGAAAAGAAACGGGTTGGATTCATTCAGATGCGTCTGTGAATTAGCATATAAATTAGCATATAAGCAGAGTCACTGGAGCGTTGCTTCCAAAATGTAAGCTATACATGTTGCTAATACACAGTAAAGCTATGATGCCATGACATATCATTTTGATGTTCTGGAAAATCATTTCTTTTCTTAAATCCATCAGTAAACTATTAATTTGACTCAAAGAAACAGATGGACAAGAACTTTAACTATAACTGTATTACACTTGGACACCCCATCAGCACCCAACTTAACTCACTCATCTGCTTGTTTCCCAAAGCTGGCACGATTTAACTTGAATCTTCTGGGCTGGGAGAGATCAACAAAGACTTTGTAAGTCAACCGAGGACTTTATTGACTCACATCCTTCAACTTAACAGGGAGAATACGTTGAATAgtaaacatcatcatccttccaccGCAGTCGAGCATGCATTCACTACGTCCCGCCCGTATTCTCTGTTTCCCATTTGATTTGGTGGGTCTTGAACATCTACTCGAGTCTTACACTCTATGTAAATACAGTCTATGTAGATACAGTCTATGTAAACACAGTCTATGTAGATACAGTCTATGTAGATACACTCTATATAAACACAGTCTATGTAGATACAGTCTATGTAGATACAGTCTATGTAGATACAGTCTATGTAGATACAGTCTATGTAAACACAGTCTATGT
It includes:
- the LOC130128745 gene encoding tRNA selenocysteine 1-associated protein 1-like codes for the protein MSTLWMGNLESYMDEKFITRAFGTMGEQVKNVRIIRNRITGGLSGYCFVELTDEATAERCLRKVNGKVLPGANPPRRFKLNRASFGKQADEQVYSLFVGDLTPDVDDGMLYEFFYNRYPLCRGGKLVLDSAGNSKGCGFVQFPDEKLQKRALEECQGAVGLGGKPLRLSLAANKHRQYQVDNRSWQSSPRGYTASYHQYNPHQQNSYSDYYSNWGYDHNGANYGYNYNQYDYTQYPQQSEEVEAVQYDDGLEDPNPVLNVLEANKMFMELSEELYDALIECHWQPLDVSTEQDCLTSDSSPPEPIYC
- the stx12 gene encoding syntaxin-12; this translates as MSYGKADDYRIVPRDFTTLIQICSSNIQKITQNTAQIKSLVNQLGTKQDTSQLQERLQQIQHYTNQLAKETNKHLKDLGSIPLQLSPSEQRQQKIQKDRLMNDFSAALNNFQAVQRRAADKEKESVARARAGSRLSAEDGARDEQLVSFDNQDDWGQMTSQMEEAAITEEDLELIKERETNIRQLESDIMDVNQIFKDLAVMIHDQGEMIDSIEANVESAEVHVERGAEQLQRAAYYQQKSRKKMCILAMVLSIVLVILGVVIWELSK